One Desulfovibrio sp. UCD-KL4C genomic region harbors:
- the fmt gene encoding methionyl-tRNA formyltransferase has protein sequence MAATTEDQRWKIVFMGTPDFASTILEYLQEWDGCDVIGVYTQPDRPCGRGHKLKPSPVKEAALKQCLPVFQPLNFKDKGDVEQLRSLKPDFLVVAAYGLILPQEVLDIPAIMPLNVHGSLLPKYRGAAPIQRCIQNGDTATGITIMKMEAGLDTGPMLLQQALGIAWNDNAGKIHDELSAMGGPLIMETLSRYQDGRLAIIKQDDELATYAAKLTKKDGLIDWNKNAKEVHNQIRAMHPSPGAYFFWQLDDEKKQGKEPLRLVVTPGKVSDKEADNYTPGTIIGESDGFLEIACQDKIYLAEKVKPAGKKDMDGRAFMCGYMSNLRTQPTNTEPLSSGSDC, from the coding sequence ATGGCAGCAACAACAGAAGATCAACGCTGGAAAATAGTTTTCATGGGAACTCCGGACTTCGCTTCCACCATTCTTGAATATCTTCAGGAATGGGACGGATGTGATGTAATCGGAGTTTATACCCAGCCGGATAGGCCTTGTGGACGCGGTCACAAACTTAAGCCTTCGCCTGTAAAAGAAGCAGCACTGAAACAGTGTCTCCCAGTGTTTCAGCCTCTTAATTTCAAGGACAAGGGTGATGTAGAACAGTTGCGTTCACTGAAACCTGATTTCCTTGTTGTGGCTGCATACGGGCTGATCCTTCCGCAGGAAGTTTTAGATATTCCAGCGATAATGCCACTTAATGTTCACGGTTCACTGCTCCCTAAATACAGAGGAGCTGCCCCCATTCAGCGTTGCATTCAGAACGGTGATACCGCTACAGGTATAACTATTATGAAAATGGAAGCAGGACTTGATACAGGTCCAATGCTCCTTCAGCAGGCGTTAGGAATTGCGTGGAACGACAATGCAGGCAAAATTCATGATGAACTGTCCGCCATGGGTGGACCTTTGATCATGGAAACATTATCACGCTATCAGGATGGCAGACTTGCTATAATAAAGCAGGATGATGAACTTGCCACTTACGCAGCTAAGCTTACAAAAAAAGACGGCTTGATAGACTGGAATAAAAATGCAAAGGAAGTGCATAATCAGATTCGTGCAATGCACCCTTCCCCCGGTGCATACTTCTTTTGGCAGCTTGATGACGAAAAAAAACAGGGCAAAGAGCCACTGCGATTGGTAGTCACTCCCGGCAAAGTTAGTGATAAAGAAGCCGACAACTACACTCCTGGAACAATCATCGGAGAATCTGACGGATTCTTGGAAATTGCTTGCCAAGATAAAATCTACCTTGCAGAAAAGGTAAAACCGGCAGGAAAAAAAGACATGGACGGACGTGCCTTCATGTGTGGATATATGAGTAATTTACGTACACAGCCAACTAATACGGAGCCTTTATCCTCCGGTTCGGATTGCTAA
- the def gene encoding peptide deformylase: MKLDILKYPDPNLAEKCAIVEKITPELKKLIDDMVETMYEDDGVGLAAPQIGEKIRLIVIDPSGPKNREDLQIIINPEIIASEGKVDSEESCLSCPTFSCVIKRSEKVTVTGMDENGNDLKIEADDFLAIVLQHEIDHLDGTLIVNRVGRLKKSMYDKKIKKWQQQQKINAGK; this comes from the coding sequence ATGAAACTCGATATTCTTAAATATCCTGATCCTAATCTTGCAGAAAAATGTGCTATTGTTGAAAAGATCACTCCTGAGCTGAAAAAGCTCATCGATGACATGGTTGAAACTATGTACGAAGATGACGGAGTAGGCCTTGCAGCACCGCAGATCGGAGAAAAGATCCGCCTGATCGTGATTGATCCGTCAGGACCTAAAAACAGAGAAGATCTGCAAATAATTATCAATCCTGAAATTATTGCCAGTGAAGGAAAAGTTGATTCCGAAGAAAGCTGTTTGTCCTGCCCTACTTTTAGTTGCGTTATTAAGCGTAGCGAAAAAGTTACCGTCACCGGAATGGATGAAAACGGCAACGATCTGAAAATCGAAGCCGATGATTTTTTGGCTATCGTTCTGCAGCATGAAATAGATCACCTTGACGGAACTCTCATAGTCAACAGAGTGGGCCGCCTAAAAAAATCAATGTATGATAAGAAGATCAAAAAATGGCAGCAACAACAGAAGATCAACGCTGGAAAATAG
- the aspS gene encoding aspartate--tRNA ligase translates to MSEQTEERSYDEYRVIEDLGGWKRTHNCNEVTAKNLGEEVLLMGWVQFRRDHGGLIFIDLRDREGLTQVVFSPEHNTDVHERAHAIRSEYVVAIKGTVRSRPDGMINKNLTTGEVEIIVDEWKLLNTSDTPPFAIEDRTDAAEQLRLKYRFLDLRRPILAKNFILRNKAAQSVRRYLDGLGFLEVETPVLTKSTPEGARDFLVPSRMNNGEFYALPQSPQLFKQMLMVSGLDRYFQIVKCFRDEDLRADRQPEFTQIDVEMSFTDEETVMNMAENMIRTVFTETIAKELPAAFPRMTFAEAIRDYGVDKPDVRFDLKLQEATDIFKGSGFKVFSKSELVKVLRVPGGAELSRKEIDEYTKFVEIYGSKGLAWIKIKEDGEWQSPIVKFFSEDEIAKLGELTGVQPGDILFFQAGSADIANTALGSLRLKLGERFGLIDESAFAPLWVTDFPLLEYNPDEKRYVARHHPFTSPQVGQLDTITENPDAALARAYDIVINGYEIGGGSIRIHTPEMQQKMFSALGIGEEEARAKFGFLMDALKFGAPPHGGIAFGLDRLIMILCGAKSIRDVIAFPKTQKATCLMTEAPASVASTQLRELGIRLREKKEA, encoded by the coding sequence ATGTCTGAACAAACAGAAGAGCGCAGTTACGACGAATACAGGGTTATTGAAGACCTTGGCGGTTGGAAAAGAACTCACAACTGTAATGAAGTAACTGCAAAAAATCTCGGTGAAGAAGTCCTGCTCATGGGCTGGGTTCAATTTCGCCGCGACCACGGCGGCCTGATTTTTATTGACCTGCGTGACCGTGAAGGGCTTACACAGGTTGTTTTCAGCCCAGAACACAACACAGATGTTCATGAACGCGCTCACGCTATCCGTTCTGAATATGTTGTTGCGATTAAAGGAACTGTCAGATCCCGTCCCGACGGCATGATCAACAAGAACCTGACCACAGGCGAAGTTGAGATCATCGTTGACGAGTGGAAGCTTCTTAATACTTCCGATACTCCTCCTTTCGCTATTGAAGACCGTACTGACGCGGCTGAACAGCTCCGTCTTAAATATCGCTTTTTAGACCTGCGTCGCCCTATTCTTGCCAAGAACTTCATTCTTCGCAACAAAGCTGCGCAGTCAGTTCGCCGCTATCTTGACGGACTTGGATTCCTTGAAGTTGAAACACCTGTTCTAACTAAGAGCACGCCAGAAGGTGCACGTGACTTTCTAGTCCCGAGCCGCATGAACAACGGTGAATTTTACGCTCTGCCACAGTCGCCACAGCTCTTTAAGCAGATGCTCATGGTTTCCGGGTTAGACCGTTATTTCCAGATTGTTAAATGTTTCAGAGATGAAGATCTGCGTGCAGACCGCCAGCCTGAATTTACTCAGATTGATGTTGAAATGAGCTTCACTGACGAAGAAACAGTCATGAACATGGCTGAAAACATGATCCGTACTGTCTTCACTGAAACAATTGCGAAAGAACTTCCTGCTGCATTCCCGCGCATGACCTTCGCAGAAGCAATCAGAGATTACGGTGTTGATAAACCAGACGTTCGTTTCGACCTGAAGCTTCAGGAAGCAACTGATATATTCAAAGGTTCAGGCTTCAAAGTTTTCAGCAAATCCGAACTGGTTAAAGTTCTGCGCGTCCCCGGCGGAGCGGAACTCAGCCGTAAAGAAATCGACGAATACACTAAGTTTGTTGAAATATACGGTTCCAAAGGTCTTGCATGGATCAAAATCAAAGAAGACGGCGAATGGCAGTCACCAATCGTTAAATTCTTCAGCGAAGATGAAATAGCAAAACTCGGAGAGCTTACCGGTGTACAGCCCGGCGACATCCTCTTTTTCCAGGCTGGATCAGCAGATATCGCAAATACTGCACTTGGTTCACTGAGACTTAAACTCGGTGAAAGATTCGGACTCATTGATGAAAGCGCATTCGCTCCGTTATGGGTTACCGACTTCCCACTGCTTGAGTACAACCCTGATGAAAAACGCTATGTTGCAAGACATCATCCTTTCACATCTCCGCAGGTTGGACAGCTGGACACAATAACTGAAAATCCAGACGCAGCTCTTGCTCGTGCATATGACATCGTAATTAACGGTTACGAAATCGGTGGCGGTTCTATCCGTATCCATACACCGGAAATGCAGCAGAAAATGTTTTCAGCTTTAGGTATCGGTGAAGAAGAAGCCCGCGCCAAATTCGGCTTCCTCATGGACGCTCTCAAGTTCGGTGCACCGCCTCATGGTGGTATTGCCTTTGGTCTGGATAGACTTATTATGATACTATGCGGAGCAAAATCTATCAGAGATGTTATCGCCTTCCCTAAAACTCAGAAGGCAACCTGTCTGATGACAGAAGCACCTGCCTCTGTTGCAAGCACACAGCTTCGTGAGCTTGGAATCAGACTTCGTGAAAAGAAAGAAGCTTAA
- the hisS gene encoding histidine--tRNA ligase translates to MAKIQKIKGVADLFPEESAKYAFMEKTAREVFSAYGYGELRIPILEKTELFCRSIGEETDVVQKEMYTFPDRKGRSLTMRPEATAGVVRAYVENKIYQPGKVTKLYTYGPMFRYERPQAGRMRQFHQLDAEIFGASEPQADAEVLLMLATFLSKIGLEKLSFELNSLGCPECRPLYRKALDDFFNSINKEELCEDCQRRVNSNPLRVLDCKNKKCAELTKDAPSIPDHLCGDCRDHFDAVIALIDEAGLVYTLNPRLVRGLDYYQRTAFEVTSGDIGSQTAVAGGGRYDGLVESLGGPKKVPGIGFACGMERLAMLLGDNFEEKLDFYVALVDQRAAGDALIFAEKLRKSGLKGEAAFVATSMKSQLRQANKLEVKKCFIFGTDEVENGTVTVKDMIEGGQESLPRNEYFK, encoded by the coding sequence ATGGCAAAAATACAAAAAATAAAAGGTGTTGCAGACCTTTTCCCTGAAGAAAGTGCAAAATATGCCTTCATGGAAAAAACCGCCAGAGAAGTTTTTTCCGCTTACGGTTACGGCGAGCTTAGAATTCCGATTCTGGAAAAAACTGAACTTTTCTGTCGTTCCATCGGTGAAGAAACCGATGTTGTACAAAAAGAGATGTACACTTTCCCTGACCGCAAGGGCCGCTCATTAACCATGCGCCCCGAAGCCACAGCCGGAGTCGTCCGCGCTTACGTGGAAAATAAAATTTACCAGCCTGGCAAAGTAACCAAGCTTTACACTTACGGCCCCATGTTTCGCTACGAAAGACCACAGGCTGGTCGCATGCGCCAGTTTCATCAGCTTGATGCAGAAATTTTCGGAGCCAGCGAACCTCAGGCTGATGCAGAAGTACTGCTTATGCTCGCAACTTTTCTAAGCAAAATAGGTCTGGAAAAGCTTTCCTTTGAGCTTAACTCTCTTGGATGCCCAGAATGCAGACCGCTCTACCGCAAAGCTCTCGACGACTTTTTTAACAGCATTAATAAAGAAGAACTTTGCGAAGACTGTCAACGCCGCGTAAACTCCAACCCGCTCAGGGTTCTGGATTGTAAAAATAAAAAATGTGCAGAACTGACAAAAGACGCACCTTCAATACCGGATCACCTTTGCGGAGATTGCAGAGATCACTTTGATGCTGTAATTGCTCTTATCGATGAAGCCGGACTTGTTTATACTCTCAATCCTCGCCTTGTACGCGGACTTGATTACTATCAGAGAACAGCTTTTGAAGTAACTTCCGGCGATATCGGATCTCAGACAGCTGTCGCAGGGGGTGGACGCTATGACGGACTTGTTGAAAGCCTTGGCGGACCTAAGAAGGTTCCCGGAATCGGTTTTGCCTGCGGAATGGAAAGACTCGCCATGCTGTTAGGCGATAATTTTGAAGAAAAACTTGATTTCTATGTAGCTCTTGTTGATCAGAGAGCTGCCGGAGACGCTTTGATTTTTGCAGAGAAACTGCGCAAATCAGGACTCAAAGGTGAAGCGGCTTTTGTCGCCACCAGCATGAAAAGTCAATTACGTCAGGCCAACAAGCTTGAAGTAAAAAAATGTTTTATATTCGGAACTGATGAAGTTGAAAACGGAACGGTCACTGTCAAAGACATGATCGAGGGCGGACAGGAATCCCTGCCACGCAACGAATATTTCAAATAA
- a CDS encoding DUF2628 domain-containing protein — MNVIGTDDYASFIGPNAGKYLFNFAKFQSLRDGFVATWHWPAFLFGFWWFLYRKMYFWAFVTFLVGFLPFGNLIAQLGYGLSAYFLYYRDTTAKIAGIMSMYPSQNSRMILEDTGGVHGWVKFVGIICFFLQPAWIFVVSLLFGGAFLCSFQQVMM; from the coding sequence ATGAATGTGATAGGCACAGATGATTATGCAAGTTTTATAGGCCCTAATGCAGGTAAATATTTATTTAATTTTGCTAAATTTCAATCTCTGCGTGATGGATTTGTCGCCACATGGCACTGGCCTGCATTTTTGTTCGGGTTCTGGTGGTTTTTGTACCGTAAAATGTATTTCTGGGCTTTTGTCACCTTTTTAGTAGGTTTTCTTCCTTTTGGGAATCTTATTGCCCAGCTTGGTTATGGTCTTAGCGCGTATTTTCTTTACTACAGGGATACCACCGCTAAAATCGCTGGAATAATGTCTATGTATCCGAGTCAGAACTCCCGCATGATTCTGGAAGATACCGGAGGAGTGCATGGCTGGGTTAAATTTGTGGGTATAATTTGTTTCTTCCTGCAACCTGCATGGATTTTTGTAGTGTCATTACTGTTCGGCGGGGCATTTCTGTGCTCATTTCAGCAGGTGATGATGTAA
- a CDS encoding tRNA (adenine-N1)-methyltransferase has translation MLKAGQLVLLINPKGKRYLRVVKEGDDIHTHDGMILMEDVITAGYGMMVKTHLGRKYQILKPTVHDLIKGVKRQTQIMYPKEIGYLLLKLGIGPGCRVIESGSGSGGLTTALAYYVGDTGKVYTHERRPEFFKLVAKNLEWSGLSHRVEQFNLDIEEGFQATECDALFLDVRTPWDYLHHIPKAVIPGAMLGFLLPTTNQVSELLAGLEQGPFTDLEVVEILLRRWKPVPERLRPDDRMVAHTGFLVFARCLDNSIIAEDEKANLKKKARIAVAERDAAEALAKEEAEASAEKAAQETPAEIKSDEIKDESVDKE, from the coding sequence ATGCTTAAAGCTGGACAATTGGTACTGCTCATAAACCCTAAGGGCAAGCGTTATTTGCGCGTAGTAAAAGAAGGGGATGATATTCATACCCACGATGGCATGATTTTAATGGAAGATGTCATCACTGCGGGATATGGAATGATGGTTAAGACCCACTTGGGACGCAAGTACCAGATTCTTAAGCCTACAGTTCATGACTTGATCAAAGGTGTAAAACGCCAGACTCAGATTATGTACCCTAAAGAGATCGGGTATCTTCTGCTTAAATTGGGTATCGGCCCCGGATGCAGAGTTATTGAATCAGGATCAGGATCAGGCGGCCTTACAACTGCTCTAGCCTACTATGTAGGTGATACAGGTAAAGTTTACACTCACGAACGCCGCCCTGAGTTCTTCAAGCTTGTTGCCAAAAATCTTGAATGGTCAGGACTTTCACATCGCGTTGAACAGTTTAATCTTGATATTGAAGAAGGTTTTCAGGCGACAGAATGTGACGCTCTTTTCCTTGATGTCCGCACTCCATGGGACTACCTGCATCACATCCCTAAAGCAGTTATCCCCGGAGCAATGCTCGGATTCCTACTGCCTACAACAAATCAGGTCAGCGAACTACTTGCCGGACTTGAACAAGGCCCCTTCACAGACCTTGAAGTTGTTGAAATACTTCTGCGCCGCTGGAAACCTGTTCCGGAAAGACTGCGCCCTGATGACCGCATGGTCGCACACACAGGTTTCCTTGTTTTCGCCCGCTGCCTCGATAATTCAATAATCGCAGAAGACGAAAAAGCTAATTTAAAGAAAAAAGCCAGAATCGCAGTTGCTGAAAGAGATGCGGCTGAAGCTTTGGCAAAAGAAGAAGCAGAAGCTTCTGCTGAAAAAGCAGCTCAAGAAACACCTGCTGAAATAAAATCTGACGAAATTAAAGACGAAAGCGTAGATAAAGAGTAA